The DNA window TGTGGTGTATTAAATTGCCTGGATGCTAAAACATTGACTTGTAATCAAGCGCTGACGGAGAGTAATTCTGATGGAATAAACAATGCGAGCTCTTATTGCGGTATTAAAAACACCGCGGGATCTTTGAATGGTTTTGCAGGAAGGGGAAAAGAAAAAGTTTATCAATTCACCATCAATCAAGCACAAACCGTGAAAGTAGATTTGACCGGAATGTCCTCCGGATCTGATTTTGATCTATATGTACTTTCAGATTGCGATCCGGATAAATGTGTAGCTTCAAGTTTCAATGCGGGTACCCAAAATGAGACCGTCAGTCCTATGTTGGGTCCGGGAGTATATTATGCAGTCGTTGAATCCTATTATGATAAAGTAGGTAGTTATACCATCAAGGCCAGTTGCACGACGGGTGGTGGTACCATTCCGCGTCCGCGAATTGTTTTACCTATGGGTTTGGTGGGAGAGACCGGTCAGGAGTTAAAATATCCTATTACTGCGAGTAATTTTAGGAATATGGCGGCTATGGAATTTTCCATAAACGTTGACGATCCAACTATTTTAAATATTATTGGGGTGGAAGGTAAAGCTATAACGCCTGCATATAATCTGGTATCCAGTTCGAATATAGGACTCAGTTGGTTCTCTTCCAATCAACCTACCGTTACCGTGCCAGATGGTGAAGTATTGTTTAATTTGATATTTAAAATAAAAGCTACTTCAGGCAGTACTGCAATTTCTATTACCGATAAGCCAACAGTCCCATATGGGCTTGCAAATAATAATGGGGTCTTACAAACGGTAAGCCTTGAAATAGGGGATGGACTTGTAACTGTGAATGAGAGTCTGGTACAATTATGCGGAGAGGTTACCAAAGAAGATGGCAATGCAATTACCGGTGTCACCCTTGACTTGTCTGGATCAAAAATTGAAAGTGGAGTAAATCAAGTTTCCGGAAATTATTGTTTTGCCAGTTTACCAAAAGGCGGTTCGTTTTCCATAAAACCTAAGAAGAATACCAATTATAGAAATGGGTTGAATGGCAGAGATCTTTATTTAATGCAGAGACATATTTTGGGTGAAAAAATAATTTCTCCATATCGCATTATTGCAGGAGATTATAATGGTGACAATCTGATCAATGGTCGTGATTTGTATCTGACGCAAAGATTAATATTAGGTGATTCTACCACTTTGCCAATAGGTTCCTGGAGATTTATTCCAAAGTCCTATAAATTTCCGGATTACACCAATCCATTTATTGGAAATCTGAGTGAGAAGATTGATTTAAATAATTTGGGTCAATCTGCCATTGGTCAGGACTTTATTGGCGTCAAGGTTGGCGATGTGGACAATACCTCTACTTTTGCAGGGAATGAATTGAGCAGTCGCAGTGGAGCACCTTTGAAGCTAAGTCTTTCAAAACACAAGGCTCAACCAAATTCGTTGGTCACCTTAAGTCTGAGTGCATCAGGTTTTCAAAATATTACATCCATGGATTATACCTTGCAATGGGATACCACTGTAATCAAGTTTGTTAATTTTGAAGCACCTGCCAATAATCCATTGGGATTGAGTGCAGGAAATTTTGAAGCGACCACCAGTCCCGGAAAATTGATTTCTACCTGGTTTGATCTTGGTACCGGAAAGAGCGTTAATGATGGGACAGTCATTGCAAAATTTGTTTTTCAAGTGAAAGGAAATATAGGACGGAGTACACCCATTCAATTTGTAAATTCTCCGGTACCATTATTGGTTTATGACCGGTCAGGTAAAATACAGGTTGATACAATTTCCGGCAGTGTAGAAATTGCCAATGTAAATTCCACAAATTCAAAAGTAGCAGATCAGGTAAACATTTACCCAAATCCAGCACAAGATGAAATTATTATAGATTTTCTGGACGGTTATGTTCATGCTCAAGAAGTTAAGCTGTATGATTTGAATGGAAAGGAGGTCAACGTTCATGTTAAAATGGAAGACAGGAAAATTGTATTGGATGTGCAAGATATTTGCAATGGAATGTATTTTCTTAAATTGGATCAAAATGGCAGGAGCACTCTAAAGAAAGTATTTATTCAGCATTAAAATTGTTTTGATATAGATTTTTTTTAATCAGGCAGTGTGTGAACCATGCTGCCTGAATTTTTATTTGAATACACCATTCCAAATGATGCAATTATAACTTGCACTTATTTTCCAAATATTAAAAAGAAATTAAAATATTTTAATAAGAAAAGGTCATTATAATTATTAACCTAAAAGAATTAAGCAATAAGATTTAAATCCAATCAATCACTTAATTCACGCTTTTCATCAGCTAAAAGCTTCAATTGGTAAAAAACATATGGCTACCCTGACATGGCCAAATACCTTTGATCCCGGTTAAGGACTTTTACAATTTAATAATCAAATTCAATTTTATTCTCATGAAAGGAAATTTACTCAAATTTTTTATTCTGATTCCATTGCTAGCATGTATCAAGCTGATGGGACAGGGCTGTGTAGCCATACGCAGTACAGGGTCCACCTGTGGATTACAATCTAACACTACTCAACCTAACGATGGATGGCAATTCAATGCCTCCTACAGGAATTTTAAATCATTCAGACATTTCAGGGGAAAGGAAGAAGAAGAAGAGAGGGTGGCAAATGGTTCGGATGTAAGAAATTACACCAACAACTTTGATCTTTCCCTTACTAAGTTCCTTGGCGATAGATGGTCATTAAGCATCTTTTTACCTTTCCAATCTACTTCAAGATCTTCCCTCTATGAACATGATGGCAAGACCAGACATTTTACTTCCGCTACCGGAATGGGAGACCTTAGATTTACTGTTGGTGCATGGTTATTTAAGCCAACCAGCAAAGGAAATCTTCAGGTAGGACTTGGATTAAAACTGCCTACAGGAGATTACAATTACCAGGATTATTTCTACAAGAATGACACTACCTATTCTTTTGGACCGGTAGATCAGTCTATCCAGTTGGGCGATGGCGGAACAGGAGTTTCCTTTGAGCTTAATGGATTTTTCAATATCGTTCGATCACTTGGGGTGTATGGTAATTTTTATTATCTTGCTAATCCACGTGAACAAAACGGTGTATCTACTACAAGAGGAGGAACAGCAAGTGCCACTGCCATTAAATACAAAACCAATACGATGAGTGTTGCAGATCAATATTTGATCCGTGGTGGAGTGAATTACAACCTTAAGAATTTTGCAATTACAGCAGGCGTAAGAATGGAGTGTGTTCCAAGTGAAGACCTTATTGGTGGAAGCAATGGTTTCAGAAGACCCGGATATGTCATCGCTGCAGAACCTACGATATCCTATCAGATCAAATCATTGAATATTTTTGCTGCAGTGCCATTTGCTTTAGAGCGCAACAGAGTACAAAGTTATTCCGACAAATTAAGATCGGCTGACACCGGAACAAAAGTGGTTGGAGATGCAGCATTTGCAGATTATTCTGTGAGTGTAGGAATATCATACCGATTCAGTAATAAAATGCATGTGAGAATGTAATATTAATTACAGACATTTTGCATTGTTAAGGATTTTTAAAAATGAGTTAATACCAGACTTACTTACTAAATGCCGCCTTAGTCCCTCATCCGGGCTAAGGCTTTTTTATATAATTTCAACTCGATATATTTTTTTTACATGATGATATTTGTGTTCCAAATTTTATAAATTTGGTATTCAACTTTATTTCTTAAAATAACAAATTTATCAGTTCCATTGCATGTGAAATGGACAATCATCCCATTTGCACATTCCAGAATGCTCTAAGCTAAATGCTTATAAGCCTAAACTTAATTTCCTGGCAATTTTATACCTTAGCGCCGATGTGAATATTGTTCCATAAATTTGATCTACATTTTAAAGAAATATAATCGTGCACGCAGGAAATTCATATAAATTTAAAGAATTTATTCTTTGGACCCGAAGGAACATTTACAGTTTGTTGGTGATCGGTATCATTCCAACATTTTTGTATCAGTACATGGGTTTTAAGTGGATTGCCATTCCATGGACAGTGGTGGCTTTGTTGGGTACAGCCACTGCATTTATTGTGGGGTTTAAGAATACACAGACTTACAGCAGGACCTGGGAGGCAAGACAGATTTGGGGTTCTATTTTAAATTCCAGCAGATCCTGGGGCCTTTGGTGCAGGGACTTCATCATAGATGATAAGAAGAGCAGCAAATTATTGATCTATCGGCATTTTGCCTGGTTGACTGCCTTGCGGTATCAGATGAGGGACAGCAGGATTTGGGAAACCACGACCAAACCATACAATGCAGAATTTATGAATTTTTATACCATTCCGGAAAGAACCATTCCATTAGAAGAGGAATTGAAAAAATACTTGGATG is part of the Candidatus Vicinibacter affinis genome and encodes:
- a CDS encoding pre-peptidase C-terminal domain-containing protein, producing MKHFLLFVLFFLNSFISSFLVAQVSPEVSWIKELEGLKDDIVNQIVPASDGGYYVIGATKSSDADYKFCYTCGEGEYRGFVMKLDFEGKIVWSRIPVGDQSQKDIYHNGWFAGVEVNDGIVVLGYSNSGPKSSLDNNSHIVKLNKFTGELIWRRNIGDFVKDYYGHDGFAIVATTEGFLVASRSDANYQNMVLVRLSHEGTEINRRTIENFKFSPTPILTFGGAPQKESSTGGNGYSVNTHNLIQKTNDNNFIIAGVMDVNEPSNKCFIYPSDLRVLKINAALNTIWDKKYTTPTADQPMDLVILPSNEIVMLGSSCAADNEPRGPFNVNHSKWLLKLNPIGDFKAIEKLDEYSQYGSKETVGISLSCDNKILLSGQAWSSIVVFPFIEKKELDMKTNIWFSYLDLSFFLGNINDITLDNSKNIIGWGRAYGFGENIFLGKLKSECGSTGRCQNATPIQCGQTLSGTTVGVTSTFSRTDYTCHSTSSPFDGGDVVYEFEMNNGTGNLDISLISNTDLDVFLFNRCDATGLNCISKSIYPTRPSGGNAELIRYYDLPNGTYYIVVDGARTSNNGIFEITLTCGVLNCLDAKTLTCNQALTESNSDGINNASSYCGIKNTAGSLNGFAGRGKEKVYQFTINQAQTVKVDLTGMSSGSDFDLYVLSDCDPDKCVASSFNAGTQNETVSPMLGPGVYYAVVESYYDKVGSYTIKASCTTGGGTIPRPRIVLPMGLVGETGQELKYPITASNFRNMAAMEFSINVDDPTILNIIGVEGKAITPAYNLVSSSNIGLSWFSSNQPTVTVPDGEVLFNLIFKIKATSGSTAISITDKPTVPYGLANNNGVLQTVSLEIGDGLVTVNESLVQLCGEVTKEDGNAITGVTLDLSGSKIESGVNQVSGNYCFASLPKGGSFSIKPKKNTNYRNGLNGRDLYLMQRHILGEKIISPYRIIAGDYNGDNLINGRDLYLTQRLILGDSTTLPIGSWRFIPKSYKFPDYTNPFIGNLSEKIDLNNLGQSAIGQDFIGVKVGDVDNTSTFAGNELSSRSGAPLKLSLSKHKAQPNSLVTLSLSASGFQNITSMDYTLQWDTTVIKFVNFEAPANNPLGLSAGNFEATTSPGKLISTWFDLGTGKSVNDGTVIAKFVFQVKGNIGRSTPIQFVNSPVPLLVYDRSGKIQVDTISGSVEIANVNSTNSKVADQVNIYPNPAQDEIIIDFLDGYVHAQEVKLYDLNGKEVNVHVKMEDRKIVLDVQDICNGMYFLKLDQNGRSTLKKVFIQH